A region of Silurus meridionalis isolate SWU-2019-XX chromosome 13, ASM1480568v1, whole genome shotgun sequence DNA encodes the following proteins:
- the kcng4a gene encoding potassium voltage-gated channel subfamily G member 4a, protein MPIINTNHDFSNLSVSDDSSLDRIFTEIPETETIKGVYYQRARLLRRPEDLLSVDHALQALINVGGNRYTLPWSTLEQFPMTRLGKLRTCRSPEEIAGVCDDYDEARHEFFFDRSPNAFRVILNFLAAGKLRMLRETCALSLHDELTYWGIETACMERCCKRKMYMRLEEVGDHERRKQDELRRRNSQQRPPQDDTCYHRFMSHLRDMVENPQSGLPGKVFACFSVIMVAVTVISLCISTMPDLREEENRGECSQKCYHMFIVETVCVAWFSLEFVLRFLQARSKLEFLRGPLNIIDAMAILPYYVSLAVDEEEEETGFDQERSPAGKGYLDKLGLVLRILRALRILYVMRLARHSLGLQTLGLTVRRSTREFGLLLLFLCVAVTLFSPLVHLAESELSGEQDFSSIPASYWWAIISMTTVGYGDMVPRSIPGQVVALSSILSGILIMAFPATSIFHMFSRSYQELKQEHQRIMKEECAKAAAAAMDLFGEDPEKSGDHLPPTLAVHPDPEKGGSIEGVSPLENSGDLSGNNRHTIAPGKLSLTASSTYIPRK, encoded by the exons ATGCCAATCATCAACACCAACCATGATTTTAGCAACCTATCTGTCAGTGATGACAGTAGCTTGGACCGCATCTTTACTGAGATCCCTGAAACAGAGACGATCAAAGGTGTGTACTACCAGCGTGCACGCCTCTTACGCCGGCCTGAGGACCTTCTCTCGGTGGATCACGCACTGCAGGCCCTCATTAATGTAGGGGGAAATCGCTACACGTTGCCATGGAGCACTTTGGAGCAGTTTCCAATGACGCGTCTGGGAAAGCTGCGCACGTGCAGGAGCCCCGAGGAGATTGCCGGTGTGTGTGACGACTATGACGAGGCACGCCACGAGTTCTTCTTTGACCGCAGCCCCAACGCCTTCCGTGTCATTTTAAACTTCCTAGCAGCAGGTAAGCTGCGGATGCTGCGGGAGACATGTGCACTGTCTTTGCACGATGAGCTGACCTACTGGGGAATAGAGACGGCATGCATGGAGCGCTGCTGCAAGCGAAAAATGTACATGCGCCTGGAAGAAGTGGGCGATCACGAACGTCGCAAGCAGGATGAGCTAAGGAGACGCAATTCTCAGCAACGCCCCCCACAGGATGACACATGCTACCACCGATTCATGAGCCACCTCAGGGACATGGTGGAGAATCCACAGTCAGGGCTGCCAGGGAAGGTGTTTGCATGTTTCTCTGTAATTATGGTGGCCGTCACTGTCATCAGTCTGTGCATCAGCACAATGCCTGACCTGCGAGAGGAGGAGAACAGG GGTGAATGCTCACAGAAGTGCTACCACATGTTCATCGTGGAGACCGTGTGCGTTGCGTGGTTTTCGCTGGAGTTTGTGTTACGCTTCCTGCAGGCACGCAGCAAGCTGGAGTTCCTAAGAGGACCACTCAACATCATCGACGCCATGGCCATCTTGCCCTACTATGTGTCCCTGGCTGtagatgaagaagaggaagagacagGGTTTGACCAAGAACGCTCACCCGCTGGCAAGGGCTATCTGGACAAGCTGGGCCTGGTGCTACGAATCCTGCGAGCACTGCGTATCTTATATGTAATGCGGCTTGCACGACACTCACTGGGCCTGCAGACTCTGGGACTGACTGTACGGCGAAGCACTCGCGAGTTTGGCCTTCTGCTTCTCTTCTTGTGTGTAGCCGTGACACTATTCTCACCACTTGTTCACCTGGCCGAAAGTGAACTAAGCGGTGAGCAGGACTTCAGCAGCATCCCCGCCTCCTACTGGTGGGCCATTATCTCTATGACGACAGTGGGGTATGGTGACATGGTGCCACGTAGCATCCCTGGTCAGGTGGTGGCGCTCAGCAGCATTCTGAGCGGCATCCTTATCATGGCGTTCCCTGCCACCTCCATCTTCCACATGTTCTCGCGCTCCTACCAGGAGCTCAAACAAGAGCACCAACGCATAATGAAGGAGGAATGTGCAAAAGCCGCAGCTGCGGCTATGGACTTATTTGGAGAGGATCCAGAAAAAAGTGGGGATCATCTTCCACCTACACTAGCCGTCCATCCAGATCCTGAAAAGGGGGGATCCATTGAGGGTGTGTCTCCATTAGAGAACAGTGGAGACTTATCAGGCAATAACAGACACACCATAGCG CCAGGGAAGCTTTCTCTGACTGCCTCGTCGACTTATATTCCAAGGAAATGA